TGTGCTCTTAACTAGAGTCAGGGATTCCAACAGTGGTGTTTTCAGCCACTGTGGATCTGCAGCATCTTCCTTGTGGTCTTCAAAACTAAACTTTTGGAAAATGTGACAGTTGAAGCACTGACAGAGTAAACAACCAGGGACAAGATGCTTTCCAGTGAAAGGTTCCTTGATATGATATGCCAAAAAGCTGAGCTTCAGCGCGCATTGACCTTTAGTGTTGGCATGGTTTCACAAAAATACTTGAAGTGAAAAGCTACATAGGTTTCTCATGCTGCCTTCAACATTACAGATTTTAACACAGCAGCCTTCTTCTGTGAGGAGATAACAGTCTGTTTTGATCATACTTGTACTGGAATATACATGTttgaaactgtcctggtttcggctgggatagagttaattttcttcgtagtagctggcatagtgctgtgttttggatttagtatgagaagaatgttgataacacactgatgttttagttgctgctaagtagtgtttaccctagtcaaggacttttcagcttcccatgctctgccaggtgcccaagaagctgggagggagcatagccaggacagctgacccagctggccagtggggtattccataccatatgatgtcatgctcagtatataaactggggggagttggccagggagcggTGACAACTGCTCAGGAACtgactgggcatcggtcagtgggtggtgagcaattgtattgtgcatcgcttattttgtatattctatcatcattattattattattattctcccttccttttctgttctattaaactgtctttatctcagtcgacgaatattacttttcttttccaattctctcccccatcccactgagggggacagggggagtgagcgagcggctctttGCCTGCCttccgggttaaaccacaacagaagcgTTATGAAAAATGTTCCTTATAGGTCAGAAACCTTTCAACAGACCTAATATCCTCAGAGTATAATTCTGTAGGGGAGATGCTTGAATGGCAATTGTAttaattttccttcctgtttAGGTACTTTGATGGAATTAGGTATCTCGCCCATTGTGACATCTGGTTTGATCATGCAGCTGCTAGCTGGAGCGAAGATCATTGAAGTTGGTGATACTCCAAAAGACAGAGCCTTGTTCAATGGTGCTCAGAAATGTAAGCACTGCtccaattaaaattaataagCATATTTTTATTCTTGGGAAAGCAGCCTGCCTAAGTGATACTAGATGTGAGATTTCTTTGGTAGGtgatttcagcagatttttttaaaggatttgctttctctcttgttttagTATTTGGGATGATTATTACCATTGGGCAAGCCATTGTGTATGTTATGACTGGAATGTATGGAGATCCTGCTGAAATGGGTGCTGGAATTTGCCTTCTTATTATAATTCAGGTTTGTAATGAGCTATTCTGTGTGTAACTGAGGCTGGTTAGATGCAGCGTAGCTGGAAGGAAAAACCTTTCTATGTCTGgttgccatttatttatttatttttaatgctgtaaagCATCATCCTTTATATCTGTCTGTCTATATATGAGAAATTCTAAATATTCCATAAAGGAGGAGAAAGTTGGGATAGTTAATACCAAAAATGTTTCAGATAGGAGTGGCTGTTTGATTCAAGATACAGGTATTAGTAGACTTTGAAAGCAGTAGCTGCTGTTGAGTATCATGGAGGACTTCTCACTAAATGGCACAGATGCAGCTTTGAGACATTATCCTGTAACACAAAGCAGTAAATGCACAAACTTAaacacttttttgaaaaaaggGCTTACTGAGTAATCTGTTTGCTAGCGTCAGTGTTGAAAAGTCAGAGAGATCATTGCCAGGTGAGATGCACAAGCATTTGTACGTGAGAGGGCAAAAATACTGCATGAATGATATTTTAGATGAAAAACTTAATGATCACTCTCCAACATGATGAAAATACTGAAGCAGGGAATTAATACACAATTCTTGACttgatttattcttgtttttgctcagttttgtttcttttcccacaGCTGTTTGTTGCTGGTTTGATTGTGTTGCTGTTAGATGAGTTGCTACAGAAAGGTTATGGCTTAGGGTCTGGTATTTCCCTGTTTATTGCTACCAATATCTGTGAAACCATTGTCTGGAAGGCTTTTAGTCCCACTACCATCAACACTGGCAGAGGTACGTGTGCAATTACAATTAGTTACAACGTGTTTCAGTGGACGTATACTATATGTAAACTCTCAGGTGTTTATTGgagggatattaaaaaaaatgttttaatgtgtGTTGATTAACTTCTAAAGTCAATTTTCTAACATTGAAGATGAAAATGTTGTCTGACTTATGTAAAGATCAATAACCTACAAGTTTGCCTTTGCTGATCTGAATTGCGGAAGTTAAAAAGGGACTTGAAGCCCTTGACTGAAGATTTTTGGATTTCCAAACCGACATAGTCTTGTTTTAGCATCATTTAGTCGATAGAAATAGAGAAGATAAGAAATTCTGTATGTTCAGAGGAGTTGTTTATGATCCAACTGTTGTTGGTGGCTATAGGATACTTTTATAGTTGGTGCCTCAAACTACTTTAAGCTGGTTTGATTCTTCAAAAACTACCATCTGTTCTTTTCTCAGCCAGTCTTTGACATCGGGTTGTCCTCAGACCCTAGAAATACCAAGCTACCATACAGCCTGTTTGCATCAAGCAGTTAACTAGTTTAATGCATATATTTGAAATCCTGAGCCATGTTTttagtttgctttcattttcacctGATTTTTAGTCGTTCTGTCTATTGCGTTTATTACTGCTTTTCTAAAGCTATTTTTCTCCTCGTTTATTATTTCTTCCAATCATCTTCCTGCccccaaaaagaaagaaaaagagtattcTATCATGTGTgtgacttggggttttttttgtttgttttttaaccaggAATAATGTTTTGGTAGATTATTCTACATTCTATAAGCTAAACCAGAATACCATATTGTGATATATTTGTTGTAACAAGATTTACGTCCTATTATATCTGATTTTATATGTGTCAttcttaaaattttcaaaagaaagatactattttttaaagtgtttttaatttacagattaaaaattcttttactttttttcttcgtGCAGGAACAGAGTTTGAGGGTGCTGTGATTGCATTATTTCATCTTCTGGCTACACGAACTGACAAAGTCCGGGCTTTGCGGGAGGCTTTTTACCGACAGAATTTGCCCAATCTCATGAATCTGATTGCTACAGTATTTGTATTTGCTGTAGTCATATATTTTCAGGTAAACTGAGAAATTCCTCGTAGTAGCTCTGCAACTGCATAGGTAGAAGTGCATGGACCCTAGACACTGCAGTCattgggaaaaaatgtaaaagttaaaCTAGAGTAACTGAAGTAGTTTGGCTTTGAGTAAGGACCTCTCTTTATTTCAATATTGTTATTTCTGTAACATACATCTGTGACAGTACAGCTGTTAAATTTTATAGCCAGACGTACTCGGGCAGTGATGTAATCTCACATTCCATTAAATGCCATACACTCTATGAGAGTATTTTCACTAAAACTGGATTCTGGAACTGCAGTGGTCGTATCACACAAATGATATACTTGATATTTATAGTTGACTTTAGCTCTGTCCAAAGGTATTCTTTTAAGAACCTTGCTTCTTTGGGTGTGCATGATACAGATTTGTTCTAGAAAACAACCATGTAATTAATGCATAGCTTActgttttttccctaattttctTGAAATACTTTGCTAgtgttcctttttaaatttaagtatttACTAAAATGGACACTAAAGGAGATCcatatggtgatttttttttttttttaaaaaaagctgttaagTCAGagtgctggcaaaaaaaaataattatctggTTTTCAAATCTATGTGGCATTTCTTGGGTCTACTCAGGTAGGAGCCTGCCCCAGAAAACAGAAGGCTGGGCTTGCCACACACAAGTCTGCTGGTAACTGGCTAGTTAAGTTAAAAGCCATTAAAGGCTTTTATCAAACCCTATTATTTAGCAGATGAGAATAATGTTTATGTAAAAAGAATGTAATACAACCAAGCAGTAACACTTTTATAAATCCTTAAAATTTGTAATCTAGCCTAGCAGAAAGCCTGTCTCAGACCTTGCACTCCTTGTTTAATAGCAAGAACTCTGTGGTCAGGAACAGCTTTTAGGCATACTAGGAATACCTTGTGTCTTGGAAATAAGCTTGGTGCATTTGTGTTCTTTCCCGTAGGGATTTCGTGTTGATTTACCTATCAAGTCTGCACGGTATCGTGGACAGTACAGTAGCTATCCTATCAAGCTCTTTTATACCTCCAACATTCCCATCATTCTGCAGTCTGCCTTAGTTTCGAACCTCTATGTCATTTCCCAGATGTTGTCTGTTCGTTTTAGTGGCAACTTCTTGGTGAACTTATTAGGACAGTGGGCAGTAagtattttaccattttttttaactgcacaaAATTATATGTATATGTTACTTCGTTGTGAAACTTTGGTatttaagaagcagaaaactgGAAGACTTACTTtttaacatttgtatttaaaagctgttttaaacaTTGAAGAGGAATTCCTCTTTAAATACAGGATGGGAATGCGAGAGATCTGTGAGAAATAGctaattgcctttttcttcccctctcacaGGATGTCAGTGGTGGTGGCCCTGCTCGCTCTTACCCTGTTGGTGGCCTGTGCTACTACTTGTCCCCTCCAGAATCCATGGGTGCAATATTTGAGGATCCTGTCCATGTAATAGTGTATATAATATTTATGTTGGGATCCTGTGCATTCTTCTCAAAGACTTGGATTGAGGTGTCTGGGTCATCAGCAAAAGATGTAGGTGTTCTGATAAACGTGCCTAAATGTTTTCAAACCCTGCCTCTAATTTAGAACTGACTAGCTACTAATTGATCAGTTATTACTCTGACTAAATATTGGGTGACTATGAAACACCGCAGCAGTTTCATAAAGTTATGTTTTTTGCAGGTTGCCAAGCAACTCAAAGAACAGCAAATGGTGATGAGAGGCCACAGGGATACTTCAATGGTTCACGAGCTTAACAGGTAAGGAAAGGCTGACTTCCAGCGGTGCTGCTGTACTGGGCGGTTCAGAGTGCTGGGGAGGTGTCAGCTGGAGCAGATACTCTCGGAAAAAGCTCTTTTCACTCAAATGTCAAGATTCTTCCCATTCAGCTGTCGCCTTTCATAGTAACGCAGAAGGTGTAGGTAAGAGATTAACCTGTGGTGTCTTTTGTTTAAGTGGCATAATGAGGGAATTTGGGTTGAATCTCTTCCATGTTTGTAAAAGGAAGATACCTTGATTTTTACAGGTGTTTAAGTTACCGTTACTGAACTAAGATGACActacaaaagcagtattttgtgcaGTATTGCAAAGCCTGCAGATCTATATTGAAAGATAGACTTATCCCTACATATTTAAGTCAAAGCAGTTATTCTTGGTCCTGTGGAGGTTGCATAGCGTGCGTATACTTTTATACTTTTAACTGAAAAGCTTTGCCAGCGTTCAGTTATTCACACAGCTTTCCTAtcagtgaatatttattttagtttctacTTTGTGCAAATATGGAAGATAGTAAGAGCTAATGGCAGAGTTGCATTTGCAACGTTAAATTTGTTGCTCGATATTCTAGTTGGTTGTTTCAGTAGTAGGTGTATTGTTAGAATCCTTGGATGAAAATTCATGATTAtgagtactttctttttttctcttttttccgtTGGTACAGGTATATCCCTACAGCAGCCGCGTTTGGTGGTTTGTGCATTGGTGCCCTTTCAGTATTGGCTGACTTTCTAGGAGCCATTGGGTCCGGCACTGGCATTCTGCTTGCAGTCACTATTATttatcagtattttgaaatatttgtaaaagaaCAGGCTGAAGTTGGAGGAGTAGGTGCATTATTTTTCTAGATGTCCAAATATTTCATGGTTTGTGTGAAAGGGAAAGTATTTTGACAACACGCGTCGTTTAGTCCaataatgctattttatttttacttgttttaaagTGCTACGTGTCCCATTACTGTAACGGGCATTGAGCAGTGCCTGTGCGCAGCATTAGTACCAGCTGCCTTAAGAATAAAGTTTACATTATCTTGTTTAAGTATTATCTAGTGTTGCCTGTAATGCTGGAAACCAATTCATCTACCTTGCTGTTCAAACACTACAGTGAGATGGTAAAATGTATCAGTTTGATATCGGTAAACATTTTTGCACACagcattaaaatgttaaatttatttccctgtccttaataggaagaaataaaatctgagttCAGATTGCCACGTGCCAGTATTCTTGACAAAATTTATTTGTAGCTggtattttacattctttttttttttttacacttttttaacTTGCATTTCCCCATCATTGAACTCCACACTCCTTACTCCTTCGTGGTGCCTCCACCCAGGCACCTTTCTCTTAGCTGTGAGGGTGGACAAGCAAACATTTTACCGGAGACTGACACTCACGTCACCTGTGAACTGGTTCTGCGGCAGATTTGCTGCGTCGCCGGGCCTCGGGCCCTTCCGTGTCTTGCCTGGGCCTCCTGTGAGACGGCACGGTAGCTGCCGTCATGCTAGCAAGTCAGCCCAGGAGCTTTGTTTAAACATGTACTTGTGAAAACTGTGCCACTGGAACTTCATGTCCACTTCGCTTTTGTGAGTCTGAAGAGCAAGGCCTGGTTCCTAAAGCAGTGTTCGTcgaagggaaagggggggaacGAGGAGTTCCTGCTGAAAACTTATTTATGTTGTCGCACTTTACAGTGGCAGTGTAACAACTGTAAACGTTAGACAATAAACTTATTTAATTAAGCTCTCTCCTGTGTCTTATCTGTGCAAGATGTAATTCATATGCAGTTTTTGATCATTTCTAACATGCTTTGTTAGTGAGGTAGGTCTGAAAGGctccttttttatctttatccTTCCTCTTTCTAGAATATAATTCTGATGAGTTTTTAGCagcctgaattaaaaaacaactcTCACAATTCCTTCCCTTAAAACCATTGAGCTTTTCTCTCAGCTGTAATCAatgcctttttccctttgatttcacattttcatctcttctgtcttctctcaTGTGTAACTTAAAAGTAACATCGTGTTGTTTGTGAAGCaagttttctgcttcatttctaagCTAGGAGAGTCC
This genomic interval from Calonectris borealis chromosome 1, bCalBor7.hap1.2, whole genome shotgun sequence contains the following:
- the SEC61A2 gene encoding protein transport protein Sec61 subunit alpha isoform X3 translates to MFTVHGGEIQFREKVLWTAITLFIFLVCCQIPLFGIMSSDSADPFYWMRVILASNRGTLMELGISPIVTSGLIMQLLAGAKIIEVGDTPKDRALFNGAQKLFGMIITIGQAIVYVMTGMYGDPAEMGAGICLLIIIQLFVAGLIVLLLDELLQKGYGLGSGISLFIATNICETIVWKAFSPTTINTGRGTEFEGAVIALFHLLATRTDKVRALREAFYRQNLPNLMNLIATVFVFAVVIYFQGFRVDLPIKSARYRGQYSSYPIKLFYTSNIPIILQSALVSNLYVISQMLSVRFSGNFLVNLLGQWADVSGGGPARSYPVGGLCYYLSPPESMGAIFEDPVHVIVYIIFMLGSCAFFSKTWIEVSGSSAKDVAKQLKEQQMVMRGHRDTSMVHELNRYIPTAAAFGGLCIGALSVLADFLGAIGSGTGILLAVTIIYQYFEIFVKEQAEVGGVGALFF
- the SEC61A2 gene encoding protein transport protein Sec61 subunit alpha isoform X2; translation: MGIKFLEVIKPFCAVLPEIQKPERKIQFREKVLWTAITLFIFLVCCQIPLFGIMSSDSADPFYWMRVILASNRGTLMELGISPIVTSGLIMQLLAGAKIIEVGDTPKDRALFNGAQKLFGMIITIGQAIVYVMTGMYGDPAEMGAGICLLIIIQLFVAGLIVLLLDELLQKGYGLGSGISLFIATNICETIVWKAFSPTTINTGRGTEFEGAVIALFHLLATRTDKVRALREAFYRQNLPNLMNLIATVFVFAVVIYFQGFRVDLPIKSARYRGQYSSYPIKLFYTSNIPIILQSALVSNLYVISQMLSVRFSGNFLVNLLGQWADVSGGGPARSYPVGGLCYYLSPPESMGAIFEDPVHVIVYIIFMLGSCAFFSKTWIEVSGSSAKDVAKQLKEQQMVMRGHRDTSMVHELNRYIPTAAAFGGLCIGALSVLADFLGAIGSGTGILLAVTIIYQYFEIFVKEQAEVGGVGALFF
- the SEC61A2 gene encoding protein transport protein Sec61 subunit alpha isoform X4 — its product is MSSDSADPFYWMRVILASNRGTLMELGISPIVTSGLIMQLLAGAKIIEVGDTPKDRALFNGAQKLFGMIITIGQAIVYVMTGMYGDPAEMGAGICLLIIIQLFVAGLIVLLLDELLQKGYGLGSGISLFIATNICETIVWKAFSPTTINTGRGTEFEGAVIALFHLLATRTDKVRALREAFYRQNLPNLMNLIATVFVFAVVIYFQGFRVDLPIKSARYRGQYSSYPIKLFYTSNIPIILQSALVSNLYVISQMLSVRFSGNFLVNLLGQWADVSGGGPARSYPVGGLCYYLSPPESMGAIFEDPVHVIVYIIFMLGSCAFFSKTWIEVSGSSAKDVAKQLKEQQMVMRGHRDTSMVHELNRYIPTAAAFGGLCIGALSVLADFLGAIGSGTGILLAVTIIYQYFEIFVKEQAEVGGVGALFF
- the SEC61A2 gene encoding protein transport protein Sec61 subunit alpha isoform X1, yielding MLLMRDFRSLRLDAEMFVPVTIAEPAGLNGEDTIQFREKVLWTAITLFIFLVCCQIPLFGIMSSDSADPFYWMRVILASNRGTLMELGISPIVTSGLIMQLLAGAKIIEVGDTPKDRALFNGAQKLFGMIITIGQAIVYVMTGMYGDPAEMGAGICLLIIIQLFVAGLIVLLLDELLQKGYGLGSGISLFIATNICETIVWKAFSPTTINTGRGTEFEGAVIALFHLLATRTDKVRALREAFYRQNLPNLMNLIATVFVFAVVIYFQGFRVDLPIKSARYRGQYSSYPIKLFYTSNIPIILQSALVSNLYVISQMLSVRFSGNFLVNLLGQWADVSGGGPARSYPVGGLCYYLSPPESMGAIFEDPVHVIVYIIFMLGSCAFFSKTWIEVSGSSAKDVAKQLKEQQMVMRGHRDTSMVHELNRYIPTAAAFGGLCIGALSVLADFLGAIGSGTGILLAVTIIYQYFEIFVKEQAEVGGVGALFF